A region of the Brienomyrus brachyistius isolate T26 chromosome 10, BBRACH_0.4, whole genome shotgun sequence genome:
GTGGTCGTTGGGAAAGATTGAGCAGAGCAGACACGACAgccccctcagtctcctctcGCAGCCCCATTCTCAGCCCTAACTGCTCCTCTTCCTGCCACTTTTGAAGCCGCTTGCTAGATTCTTCCAACCACTGGGACCCTCCACAGTGGAAATCATCCTGCGGGTCCATTTCCCCCAAATTCTCAGATTCTTCTGCGCTTCCACAAGCAACCCTGTCCACTTGGCCAATCTCAGAATATTCCACACTGGATACTGAATTGACATCATCACTGTCGACATGAGGTGACCCTAAAGAGGTGGGACCCAGACCACTGGAGATCAACAAGCACCGATCCACAGTGTCTGCATTTTGACTTTCACTGTCCCCTTGAGCCAGACTGCGGGGCTCCTTTATTACTACTTCCCCGTCATCCAGAGTAAGGAGAATATCAGCAGCCTCCAGTTCTGTGTCTGACCACCGTCCAGATTGCCCTTTCGATGTCATTGTCAGCTGAGGTATGCAGTCAATGTTAGCATCatcttcctgattggctggcaaACACCTGGCAGGGCTCCATCTCGGCTGGCAAGGTCTCTCATGAATTGGCTCGCTGATGGACTCGTGATGGAGCTTCAGG
Encoded here:
- the LOC125750242 gene encoding uncharacterized protein LOC125750242 isoform X1, which encodes MAEPTGSRPPVLPGVSSRTLQHPSFLSLYMAVGSMQCSCRARSQSFPAPAMIPSDFFYNDPMQAPGNRIPNNVAQLEVFECCQLNTPAPIMSPSITSSIRPDPFRTEPHLIRDLGSQVWAWDHLCAPQTSTLGPTLRPRKEVIQLSAEEDQAITNLLKLHHESISEPIHERPCQPRWSPARCLPANQEDDANIDCIPQLTMTSKGQSGRWSDTELEAADILLTLDDGEVVIKEPRSLAQGDSESQNADTVDRCLLISSGLGPTSLGSPHVDSDDVNSVSSVEYSEIGQVDRVACGSAEESENLGEMDPQDDFHCGGSQWLEESSKRLQKWQEEEQLGLRMGLREETEGAVVSALLNLSQRPQGLPPS
- the LOC125750242 gene encoding uncharacterized protein LOC125750242 isoform X2 encodes the protein MAEPTGSRPPVLPGVSSRTLQHPSFLSLYMAVGSMQCSCRARSQSFPAPAMIPSDFFYNDPMQAPGNRIPNNVAQLEVWAWDHLCAPQTSTLGPTLRPRKEVIQLSAEEDQAITNLLKLHHESISEPIHERPCQPRWSPARCLPANQEDDANIDCIPQLTMTSKGQSGRWSDTELEAADILLTLDDGEVVIKEPRSLAQGDSESQNADTVDRCLLISSGLGPTSLGSPHVDSDDVNSVSSVEYSEIGQVDRVACGSAEESENLGEMDPQDDFHCGGSQWLEESSKRLQKWQEEEQLGLRMGLREETEGAVVSALLNLSQRPQGLPPS